A genomic segment from Glycine soja cultivar W05 chromosome 18, ASM419377v2, whole genome shotgun sequence encodes:
- the LOC114396662 gene encoding probable LRR receptor-like serine/threonine-protein kinase At1g14390 has translation MKNLWLCFSYLFPAIILVLLTPSSVAQLSSSEGRILFQVQKLLEYPQALQGWTRWTNLCFLPPSPSLKIVCSNGHVTELTIIGNKTSPSSHNPKAGAWTSLQTLSERFSIDSFFTVMTKLSNLKVLSLVSLGLWGPLPAKINRFWSLEVLNISSNFIYGGIPQSLSSMRNLRSLVLVDNLFNGSVPDLQRLTSLEELNLGGNNLGAQFPSVGKNLVTIMLRNNSLRSHIPPQLVHFDKLQVFDVSSNNLFGNIPSFLISLPSLQYLNLASNHLSGNLSVNMACSSSLTFVDISHNLLVGKLPSCFGSVSSKAKVLYSGNCLSTEKRLNDQQHPFSFCKREGALAVKPPAKNLKKESGSGTKLGLMLGIIVGIVLIGGLLVLLVVCIFRKSKAERSHPKLDKSVANKYSTSVSPRPIGTRHIPQAMKQAAVGLPPYRIFTSEEIEDATNNFDPSNLIEEGSLGQLYKGWLRDGSVVLVNCVKIKQKGLPHSIMQQVEVLHNLRHRHTVSVLGHCIITEQEHPQTTSTVFIVFEYISNVSLRDQLSDGRKREMLKWPQRMAMSIGIARGVQFLHTGVAPGIYGNNLKIENILLDDSLNAKVSRYNIPLPSKIAHIEQNATNHIGSTNDAEKEDIYQLGIILLEVITGKQITSSSEIEELKEELENGSSEATSVIRSAIDPSLRGTYAYESMKTAVQITINCLSKVSSQRPSIEDVLWNLQYAMQVQESWTSSGNLSTKL, from the exons ATGAAGAACTTGTGGCTTTGTTTCAGTTACTTGTTTCCTGCAATCATTCTTGTTCTGCTTACTCCTTCCTCAGTTGCACAGCTATCATCAAGTGAGGGTAGAATTCTATTCCAAGTTCAGAAGCTTCTTGAGTATCCTCAAGCTCTTCAAGGATGGACAAGATGGACCAACTTGTGCTTCCTCCCTCCCTCACCTTCCCTCAAGATTGTTTGCTCCAATGGTCATGTCACAGAACTTACAATCATTGGAAACAAGACCTCTCCATCTTCACACAACCCCAAAGCAGGTGCTTGGACTTCCCTTCAGACACTGTCTGAAAGATTCTCCATTGACTCTTTCTTCACTGTCATGACAAAGCTTTCAAATTTGAAGGTGTTGTCCTTGGTGTCTTTGGGTTTGTGGGGTCCTTTACCAGCCAAGATCAACAGGTTTTGGTCCTTGGAAGTGCTTAACATTAGCTCAAATTTCATTTATGGGGGAATTCCACAATCTCTATCCTCTATGAGGAATCTAAGGAGTCTTGTTTTGGTTGATAATCTCTTCAATGGAAGTGTTCCTGACCTCCAAAGGCTAACTTCTCTAGAAGAGCTCAACTTGGGAGGCAATAATTTGGGTGCTCAATTCCCTTCAGTGGGAAAGAATCTTGTCACTATTATGTTGAGAAATAATTCACTGAGATCTCATATCCCTCCACAACTTGTGCACTTTGATAAACTTCAGGTATTTGATGTGTCTTCCAATAATTTATTTGGAAACATCCCATCCTTTTTGATCTCTTTGCCTTCCCTTCAGTACCTAAACTTGGCTTCAAACCATCTAAGTGGTAACCTCTCAGTGAATATGGCATGTAGTTCTTCACTAACATTTGTGGATATCTCACACAACCTTCTGGTTGGAAAATTGCCATCCTGCTTTGGTTCagtgtcttcaaaggccaaagTGCTATATTCTGGGAACTGTTTGTCAACCGAAAAAAGGTTAAATGATCAACAGCATCCATTTTCTTTTTGCAAGAGAGAGGGAGCTTTGGCTGTTAAGCCTCCAGCTAAAAATCTGAAGAAGGAATCGGGTTCGGGTACAAAACTAGGCCTAATGCTTGGAATAATTGTAGGAATTGTACTAATTGGAGGACTTCTGGTACTACTTGTTGTGTGCATCTTTAGGAAGTCCAAAGCAGAAAGATCACATCCTAAACTGGACAAATCTGTTGCTAATAAATATTCTACCAGTGTATCCCCCAGACCAATTGGTACAA GACATATTCCACAGGCAATGAAGCAAGCTGCAGTTGGACTGCCACCATACCGTATCTTCACATCAGAGGAAATTGAAGATGCAACAAATAACTTTGACCCATCAAATTTAATAGAAGAGGGATCACTGGGACag CTATATAAAGGTTGGCTCAGAGATGGTTCAGTGGTCCTTGTTAATTGTGTAAAAATAAAGCAGAAAGGTTTGCCCCACAGCATCATGCAGCAAGTAGAGGTATTACACAATTTGAGGCACAGGCATACGGTGAGTGTTCTAGGACACTGCATCATTACTGAACAGGAGCATCCCCAAACAACAAGCACAGTCTTCATTGTGTTTGAGTACATCTCAAATGTGTCATTGAGGGATCAACTTTCAG ATGGGAGAAAGAGGGAAATGCTGAAATGGCCACAAAGAATGGCAATGAGCATAGGCATTGCAAGAGGAGTTCAATTCTTACACACAGGAGTTGCTCCTGGCATATATGGCAACAATTTAAAGATTGAGAACATTCTGTTGGATGATAGTCTCAATGCAAAAGTCAGTAGATACAACATTCCATTGCCATCCAAG ATTGCACATATTGAACAAAATGCCACCAATCATATTGGCAG CACAAACGATGCAGAAAAGGAAGATATCTATCAGTTGGGTATTATTCTACTTGAAGTTATCACTGGCAAACAAATTACATCCTCGAGTGAAATAGAGGAGCTGAAGGAAGAG CTGGAGAATGGTTCATCAGAAGCAACATCAGTAATTAGAAGCGCAATTGATCCTTCACTGAGGGGAACTTATGCATATGAATCAATGAAAACTGCAGTTCAGATCACCATCAACTGTCTCTCCAAGGTTTCTAGTCAGCGCCCTTCAATAGAGGATGTTCTTTGGAATTTGCAGTACGCAATGCAAGTTCAAGAGTCCTGGACCAGCAGTGGAAACCTCAGCACAAAATTGTAA
- the LOC114396663 gene encoding ubiquitin-conjugating enzyme E2 2 isoform X1 produces MSTPARKRLMRDFKRLQQDPPAGISGAPQDNNIMLWNAVIFGPDDTPWDGGTFKLTLQFTEDYPNKPPTVRFVSRMFHPNIYADGSICLDILQNQWSPIYDVAAILTSIQSLLCDPNPNSPANSEAARMFSENKREYNRRVREIVEQSWTAD; encoded by the exons ATGTCGACCCCGGCAAGGAAGAGACTGATGAGGGATTTTAAAAGATTGCAACAAGATCCTCCTGCTGGCATCAGTGGGGCTCCCCAAGACAATAATATTATGCTTTGGAATGCTGTTATCTTTGG ACCAGATGACACCCCTTGGGATGGAG GTACGTTTAAGTTGACACTTCAGTTTACAGAGGATTATCCTAATAAACCACCTACTGTGCGTTTTGTTTCTCGAATGTTTCATCCTAACA TTTATGCGGATGGCAGTATATGCTTGGACATTTTACAGAATCAGTGGAGCCCTATTTATGACGTAGCTGCAATTCTTACCTCAATCCAG TCATTGCTGTGTGATCCAAACCCAAATTCACCAGCAAATTCTGAAGCTGCTCGGATGTTCAGTGAAAACAAGCGTGAATACAACAGAAGAGTACGTGAGATTGTTGAGCAGAGTTGGACTGCTGACTAA
- the LOC114396663 gene encoding ubiquitin-conjugating enzyme E2 2 isoform X2, giving the protein MSTPARKRLMRDFKRLQQDPPAGISGAPQDNNIMLWNAVIFGPDDTPWDGVYADGSICLDILQNQWSPIYDVAAILTSIQSLLCDPNPNSPANSEAARMFSENKREYNRRVREIVEQSWTAD; this is encoded by the exons ATGTCGACCCCGGCAAGGAAGAGACTGATGAGGGATTTTAAAAGATTGCAACAAGATCCTCCTGCTGGCATCAGTGGGGCTCCCCAAGACAATAATATTATGCTTTGGAATGCTGTTATCTTTGG ACCAGATGACACCCCTTGGGATGGAG TTTATGCGGATGGCAGTATATGCTTGGACATTTTACAGAATCAGTGGAGCCCTATTTATGACGTAGCTGCAATTCTTACCTCAATCCAG TCATTGCTGTGTGATCCAAACCCAAATTCACCAGCAAATTCTGAAGCTGCTCGGATGTTCAGTGAAAACAAGCGTGAATACAACAGAAGAGTACGTGAGATTGTTGAGCAGAGTTGGACTGCTGACTAA